The Ferrimonas balearica DSM 9799 genome includes the window GCAAAAACCAGTACGGCTGGGTGATGAGTGAGAAACGGGCCGACCTGTTTATCACTTACTGCACCAACGCGGTACTGGCCCAGCAGCAGGTGCCCCAGCTGCAGATCATCCAGGTGCCGCAGGCCCTGTCCGTGGGCGCCAGCTACGGCATGCTGGTGAAGCAGGACGCCCAGCCTCAGGCCTGGGACCTGGCCATGTTTATCCTGTCTGAACAGGGCCAGAGCATCCTCAGCCGCTACGGCTTTGTCGCGCCGAGCCTGCGCTAACACGTTAACCCCCCTCACGTCGTCGAACGGAATCACGCCTGAGCGCTGGTCGCGCCCCATGGCGTCGGCGACGTGCGGCCTAATTTTGGCGCCATGCGCCACCACACCCTCCAAGAAACGTCCCGATGGACACTGTAAGGACTCTAATTTCCATGTCGATGAAACCGACCCTGATCGCCGCCGCCTTGGCTGCCCTGACCCTGCCCGCTACTGCCACCGCCGCTGACCCGCTGCAGATGTACGGTCGTCTTAATCTGGTGCTGCAGGCCAATGACATTCAGGGTGAAAGCGAAACCCGTGTCGGCAGCTACTCCTCCCGTGTGGGCATCAAGGGCAGCCACCAGATCAACGAAAGCCTCGAAGCGTTCTACCAGGCCGAGTGGGGCCTGAATGTGACCGAAGGCGAAGAGACCTTTACCCATCGCAACCAGTTCATCGGTCTGCGTGGTGATTTTGGTACCACCACCATCGGTCGCCGCGACACTGCGCTGAAGCGCTCTCAGGGCAAAGTTGACCAGTTCAACGACTTTGAAGGTGACTTCAACAAGATCATGAGCGGTGAGGTGCGCGCTTCCCAGCAGGTGTCCTACGCCACTCCGCGCCTGGCCGACCTGCTCACCGCTGAACTCACCTACCTGGCCGACGATGGCAACAAGGGCGAGCATGGCATTTCTGCGGCGTTGATGGCCGGTGACGCCAGCTACCGTAAGCAGCCGTTCTACGCGGCCGTGGCCTACGACAGCGAGGTGGCCCAGCGCGACGTACTGCGCGTGACCGCCGGCGCCAAGCTGGCGGGCATTGAGCTGGGCGCCATCTACTCCGACGAAGAGGTGGTGGCCGGTGAGCTGAACGGCGCCTCCGGCGACGCCTTTATGGTGTCTGCGGGCTACAAAATCGGTAACGGTAAGATCAAAGCCCAGTACGCCGATGGTGACGTACCGGCCCGTGCCAACACCTCCTACAGCGTGGGTGGCGAGTACCGCCTGTCCAAGCAGATGAAGGTGAACGCCTACTACACCACTCTGGAGTGGGACAGCAAAGACGAAGACGACAGCTACCTGGGCCTGGGCCTGCAGTACGACTTCTGAGCCCTGCGCGCGGATTAGAAAAAACGGAGCCAGTTGGCTCCGTTTTTTTGTCCGTTACAGGATGGGCGCTTCGCCCACCACGTCGGAAGTCCCGGCCTCGGGCTCGTGGGTTTCGTGGAAATCCTCGAGCTGGTCGGCCACATCGTCCACCGCCCGTTTGTAGTAGGCCAGGTGGAACAGCGCTTCACCTTCGTGCACCAGCGGCAGGTTGGTGCGGCCAATCACGATGCTGTCGCGGGGGGCGATCACCGGCTCTTCAGAGTCACCCAGCGGGTCAGCGATCATCCCCAGCACCGCCCCTTTCTCGGCCTTGGCACCCATTGGCAGCATGGCGCGGAAGATGCCGGAAACCGGCGCCCGCACCCAGGAGCTGGTATGGGATACCATCGTCGTCTTGGGTTTTGCTTCCTTACTGCGCGACGGCGGCAGCATGCCGAGATGGCGCATCACGTTTAGTACGCCCTTGACCCCGGCACGAATGCAGATCTCGTCAAAGCGCAGGGCTTCGCCAGCTTCATACAGCAGGATAGGGGTGCCGTTGGCCCCCGCTACCGCCCGCAGGGAGCCGTCGCGGATCTCAGAGTGCATCACCACTGGCACGCCAAAGGCGTGGGCCATCCCTTCGGTTTCCGGGTGGCTCAGGTCAGCCCGGATCTGCGGCAGGTTGTCACGGTGACGGGCACCGGTGTGCAGGTCGATGCCGTGGGTGCACTTGTTCACCACCTCGTTGAGGAAGGTGTGTGCCACCCGGCCTGCCAGCGTACCGCGCTCGCTGCCGGGGAAGCTGCGGTTCAAATCGCGGCCATCCGGCAGGTAGCGTGACTGAGACAGGAAGCCATGCAGGTTCACAATGGGCGCCAGCACCAGGGTGCCTTTCAGTCGCTTCAGTGCCTTTAGCTTCTGCAGGCGACGGATCACCTCCACGCCGTTGATCTCGTCGCCGTGGATGGCGGCGCTGACAAACAGGCAGGGGCCTGGGCTGTGTCCGTTCAGCACGCGAACAGACAGTTGCAGTTGATGTTGCGTCACCAATCCCGCTAACGGGATCTCGACGGTGCGCTGTTGACCCGGCAGGATGGTTTCCCCGCCAAATTCAATGGGCCGGTTTTTCATCGTTTGGTACTACCTTGAGCCATTAACCCTTATTGCTGCCCCGTTTGGTGCTGCTTTCGGGTTTGGCGTTCGCCTCGATGTATTCGATGATCTTACCGGCAACGTCTTTGCCGGTTGAGGTCTCGATCCCTTCAAGGCCCGGTGAGGAGTTGACCTCCATCACAAGCGGACCTCGCTCAGAGCGGAGTATATCCACGCCGGAAACCCGAAGTCCCATAGTTTGTGCAGCGGCAATGGCGGTTTTTCGCTCAGTCGGTGTCAGCTTGGTCAGGGAGGCGCTGCCACCCCGGTGCAGATTGGATCGGAATTCGCCTTTTTGCGCGGTGCGCTCCATGGCGGCCACCACGCGGTTACCAATCACAAAACAACGCACGTCGCTGCCGCCCGCTTCTTTGATGAACTCCTGCACCAGGAAGTCCGCTTCCAGCTCGCGGAAGGCGTCAATCACACTCTCGGCCGCCTTTTGGGTTTCGGCCAGCACCACGCCACGGCCTTGGGTGCCCTGCAGCAGTTTCACCACCAGCGGGGCACCGCCCACCAGCTTGATCAGGTCTTTGGTGTTGTCCACATGGTGAGCAAAGCCGGTGTTGGGCATGCCGATGCCCTTGCGGGACAGCAGCTGCAAAGAGCGCAGCTTATCGCGGGAGCGGCCCAGTGGAATGGACTCGGTCAGGCAGTAGACGCCCATCATCTCGAACTGGCGGATCACCGCAGTGCCGTAGTTGGTGATGGAGCTGCCGATGCGCGGAATGACGGCATCGAAGCCTTCCAACTTCTCGCCCTTGTACCAGATGGCGGGCTTGGTGGCGGCGATGTCGATATAACACTGGAGCGTGTCAATGACGTGCATCTCGTGACCGCGCAGCTCCCCGGCTTCAACCAGGCGGCGGGTGGAATAGAGCTTGGAACCGCGGGAAAGGATAGCGATTTTCATTGCATTAGCCTTATTAAACAATCTCTTGCTTTGTAACCTTGGCCGTAAAAAGCCGACGGCACACGGACGGAAACCGAGTCCGAGCTCGTGCGTTACTCTTCAAAACTGTTGGTGTCGTTGCTGTCGCATTCGGGGCTGTCGCTCACCGGTTGGGGCTCAAGCAGGTAGCCTTCATCAACGTCCACCACAAACCGTCCCTCCATGGCGTTGCGGCCAAGCAGCATGCGAAAGCGCATGGTGTCGCGGTTGGTGAGGGTGATTTGCGCGGTAAACTCATGGGAGCCGGCCCGGATACGGGTTTCGATCACGTATCGCATCTGAGTGTAGCCGCCGGAGTTGGTCACTTCGCGGCGGTCCGCCACCGGGGCTTCGCACTCCACTTCGGTTTCGTTGTCATCCTGGAATGGGTGGATGGCAAAACGAACCCAGGGTTTTCCTTCCCGCTCAAAGGGTTCGACGCGAAAAGCATGCAGCGCACAGGTCTTAGCGCCAGTATCCACCTTGGCTTTGATGTTGGGAAGTCCCAGATCGGGAAGATGTACCCATTCTCGCCACCCTATGGTGGTTTTTTCAGCCGTCATCAGTCGCCCCCTTTTACAATCAAGTGATTAACTGCACTATTGCAGTTCGAATGAAGATTGCAATTTTAGTTCACCGTTTTTCGAGGAAACGCCCTTGGGATCTCAGAGTTATTATCGCGACCAGGACGATGACGCGCATCGCGCCCTCGCCAGTTACTGGGTAGAACCCCTTAACCAACTGGAGGGGGAGGAGCAGGTTCAGGTCTTCCTGGATGCGGTAGAGCAGCTGGAGGCCTCCGAGCTCGGCCTGCTGCTGGAGTCCCTGCCGGTTTCTGAGCGTCGCGCACTCTGGCCCCATCTTCCGCACGAAGCGCGGGTGGATGTGCTGGTGGCGATGCGCGTCGAGGCGCGGGATACCCTGCTGTCGGTGCTGGAACCGGCGCAGATGGACCAGCTGCTCGACGATCTCGACGCAGAAAGCCTGATTGAGCTGGCTGATAACCTCTCCGAAGAGTTAGTGGACCAGGCGCTGGCGCGGATGGACAGCCAGCAGCGTACCTGGTACCGCGAATCCCAGGAGTACGACGAGGAACAGATTGGCCGATACGTCGACCACGATGTGGTGGTGCTGCCCCCCAACGCCCGGGTAGCGGCGGCCTTGCGAATGCTGCGCCGTTATCAGTCCGCCTTTACTGACCGCGCCTACGTGGTGAACCGCAAGGGCGTGTGGTTGGGTGAAGTTACGCTGCACGCGCTGCTGCAGGCGGAGCCGGACACCCCGGTTCGCCACTGCCTTGACGATGAAGTGGTGCCCATTCCGGCGGATACTCCGGTGCTGGAAGCGGCTGATCGCATTGAGCACGCCGACATGTCGATGTTGCCGGTGACCGACGAGGGTGGTCGTCTGTTGGGGCGGATGACGGTGCGGCTGGGCATGGAGATTGTGCGGGAGCACTACGAAGGCCAGTTGATGGCCTCGGCGGGTTTGGACGAAGAGGCGGACTTGTTCCTGCCGGTGTGGCGCAGTGCCAAGCGCCGTGCCTTGTGGCTGGGCATCAACCTGCTGACGGCGCTGCTGGCGGCCTGGACCATCGGTCTGTTTGAGCAGACCCTGAGCCAGGTGGTGGCGCTGGCGGTACTGATGCCGATTGTGGCGTCCATGGGCGGCATTGCCGGCAGTCAGACCCTGACCCTGATCATCCGGGGTCTGGCCTTGGGGCAGGTGACACCGGGTAACGCCCTGGCGCTGTGTCGTAAGGAGATTGGGGTGGCGGTGCTGAACGGCATTGTCTGGGCGGCGGTGATCGGCGCCGTGACGGTGTTGTGGTTTGGCAGTCAGGCGCTGGGTGGGGTGATCGCCGGGGCCATCGTCATCAATATCCTGGTGGCGGCGCTGGCCGGGGTGGTGGTCCCAATGGTGCTGGATAAGCTGGAGATCGACCCGGCCCTGTCCGGCTCGGTGATCCTCACCACGGTGACCGATGTGGTGGGCTTCTTCACCTTCCTCGGCCTGGGGACCGCATTCCTGCTCGGCTGAGACTATCTTTTGCTACTCCCCCGAAACGGAGTGGCGTATGAACAGACTGCACTGCGCAATCGGGGCACTGGCCATAGTCAGTGCCCTTGTTTTTGCTGACGTGGCGGGCAGCCGCGACGGGCATATTCGGATGGGCGCCGACAGCGAATTGGAGGCCTGGGACGCTGAGGCGGGCCAGTGGCTCAGCCCGGAGCAGTTCTGGCTGGCCTACGCCGCGCGTAACGGCGGCCTGACCTGGGGCCGTGGCAGCGATTACCCACCCTACGGCGAGGTGAAGGAGGGGGACACCTTTATGGTGGAGCTGGACAGCGGTCCCTGCCTGATGGAGTTCTTCCACAAGCGCTGGCGTCGCGCCAATGATGTGCGTCGCTGGGACACCGCATTCAGCGACATTGGTGGTTGCGCCAAGGTGGTTGATTAGCCGTTATTAAGGTTGTTGAACCATCAGGGATTTTAATGGCCGATCTCCGCTAAGCTGGGAACCCGTTTCGTTACCGTGACCCGGATATGTGGATCGCCTTTACCCTGCTCGCCGCCTTTATGCAGGCCTGGCGCAACGCGTTTCAAAGTCAGCTTTCCGCCCACACCAGCGTGGCGGGGGTGACGTTGGTGCGCTTTCTCTGGGCTGGCCCGTTGGCGGGCGCTTACCTTTTTGGCTTGTATCAGTGGCAACCTCAGGCACTGCCCCAGTGGAATGGCGCCTTTTTTGGCTATGTGGTGGGGGCGGCGCTGATGCAGATCCTGGCCACCGGCCTGATGGTCAAACTGTTTCAGCTTAAGAACTTTGCGGTGGGCGCCGGTCTGGCCAAAAGCGAAGCGCTGGTGGCCGCCATCCTCGGCACCCTGTTTTTTGGCACCCAGCTCAGCCTGTTAGGGTGGCTGGGGGTGGGCATCGGTGCGATCGCCGTTATGCTGCTGTCCAGCCATGGCCATTGGCGCCAGCTATCCCTCTCCACCGTAGTATTGGGCCTGGCCTGTGGCAGCGCCTTTGCCCTGACCTCGCTGTGGGTGAGGGAGGCGAGCCTGCAGGTGGGGCTGCCGTTCCCGCATCGAGCCGGTTGGGTGCTGCTGCTGGTGATTGCGCTGCAAACCACGCTGTTGCTGGCTTACCTGTGGTGGCGTGAACGACCGACCCTTACGGCGCTGAGGGCACGGCCCCGGTTGGTGGGGCTGATAAGCCTGACCAGCTGCATCGGTTCCATCGGCTGGTTCAGCGCCATGTCGTTGCAGGCGGTGCCCTACGTCAAAACCCTGGGGCAGGTGGAGGTGTTCTTTACCCTGCTGGTGTCAGCGCTGTGGCTGAAGCAACCGGTGCGGGTCAATGAGTTTCTGGGCCTGTTCCTGATCGCGCTTGCGGCCATCATCGTGATCTGGTTCTGAGCCGCGCCGCCCGTTCAGGACAGCGCGGCGGGTATCCGCTCACTGAAAGCCAAATTTGCCGTTGGGGTTTTTCCACTCTTCCCGGGGCGGGATGGTTTGGATGGTGTCCCAGTGCTCGACAATCTTGCCGTCGGCCACCCGGAACAGGTCGTAGAAGGCCACGTGCTGATTCATAAACTGCCCTTCACTGATGGTCAGCACAAAGTTTCCCTGGCCCAGCACTTTGTGATTGGCGGTATACACCATAGGCATCCCTTGTTCTGCCAACGCACCAAGGGCCGCAGACAGGCCACTGAGGCCGTCGGCGACACCGGGATTGTGCTGCAGGTAGTCGCCATCATCCGGCCCGATAAAGCGGCCAATCTCCTCCATTTTGCCCTGCATCAGGATGGTGCTGACAAAGTCACTGACCAGTGCTTTGTTGGCATCGGTCTTATCCAGGTCTACCACTTCAGTGGGGCCATCAAACTGGGTGCGGCCACTGGCGTTCGGCGGGGCAATGTCTTGCAGGTTGTCCCAGTGCTCAACAATCAGCCCATTCTCAAAACGGAACACGTCAAACCCGGCCTTGGGGCCGAAGAAGTCGTACTTGGTGTGCAATACCACGTAGTCGCCATCGGTAAAGGCCCGCTGCACCTCGGCCCGGGCGGACCCCGGCGGCAGTTGCTGTAACACCGCCCCAAATCCCGCCAGACCGTCTGCCACCGCCAGATTGTGCTGGATGTATTTGTCCGGATTGATGTAGGCCACCGGGGCCGGGTCGCCGTTTTCAATGCTCTCAATCAGCGCAACCGCTTTCTCTTGTTGGGTCATGGGGGGCGCCTCTTCTGCCTGTGTGGTGATGAGGTCCAGTGAAAGGAACAGCAGTGCCGGGATGATCAGGGTTGGGGTTGTACAGCGCATGGTGTTCTCCTCAGGTGGTTGAGAACAGTGTAGACGGCGCAGCGACGCCGTCCTGCGGCTGAGGCAACGCGCCATTCTGCACGGCTGTGCCGGTCATTACCCGGCCGCGGATCTGGCGCTGTGGAGCCAGGGCTCGGCCAGTGATGTCTTTCTGAGCGCACCGGAACAGTACTTCTACCTGTTGGATCAGGACGGGGCGCTGGCCGGTTCCGGCATGGTGAACCTGAAGGATGGCCGCATCGACGCCATCTTCACTGACCCGGACTGGGTGGGGCAGGGGGTGGCCAGTACGCTGATGATGCATCTGGAAGCGCTGGCCCGTGCGCACGGTCTGGCCGAGCTGACACTGGATGCCACCCTGAACGCTGCGCCGTTTTACCGCCGCTGCGGCTTTGTCGGTGAGGCTCAGTCGCAGTACCACTCACCGCGGGGGCTGATACTGGATTGTGTGCCCATGCGTAAACTCCTGACCTGAGCGGGCTTCACAGCAACCCGGCTCATCCCGGCATCAAAAAATATCCGGCGTAAAGCGAGGTCGGCCTCACGCCTCGCTGTCCATCTCTCTGGCACAATCGCGGCTCCGACCGTTCTTGGTGTCTATCAACGTGCTGAACCTGTCCAATCCCGCCCGGGGCAACCTGCTGGCGGCGTTTTCCTTTGTGCTGTGGGGCATTCTGCCGCTGTACTACCAGCTGCTGCCTGGCGCTGAGATTTTTGAGCTGCTGGCGTTCCGGGTGATCTGGTCCGTGCCGGTGATGATCGTCGCGATGCTGTTGCTGCGTCGGGCGCTGCCGGACTGGCAGACTCTGTGGGCGGACAAGCGCTCATTGCTGCTGAGCTTTGTGGCGGGTGCGGTGATGTGCATCTCCTGGGCCAGCTTTACCTGGGCACTGACCCACGGACAGGTGCTGGCGGCCAGCCTTGGATTCTTTATCAACCCGCTGTTTGCCATCGCCTTTGGTGTGCTGTTTCTGCATGAGAAGCTGAGCAAGGCTCAGGCGGCCGCCGTGGTGTTGGCTGCCCTGGGCATCGCCTGGCAGGTGTGGCAGTACGGTGAACTGCCCTGGGTGTCGCTGGCGATGGGCAGCTTCTTTGCCCTCTATGGCCTGATTAAGAAGTTTATCCGCTACGACTCCTACACCACCCTGACACTGGAAGCGGCGCTGCTCAGCCCCTTTGCGCTGATCTATCTCGGTTACCTGGTGTTTACCGGCCAAAGCGCCGCCGGCGCCGATGGCCTGACCGGCGTGCTGCTCTACATTGGTTCAGCCCCCATCACCCTGGCACCGCTGATCCTGTTCAGCCTGGCGCTGCGCTACACCAGCCTGACCATGGTGGGCCTGATGCAGTACATCGAGCCGACCCTGCAGTTCCTGCTTGCGGTACTGCTGTTTGGCGAGGTGTTTGATGAAGTCAAAGCGGTCAGCTTTGGCCTGATCTGGGCCGGTTTGATCCTGTGCAGCCTCGAAGCGCTGCCCAAACTGCGTCGCCACTGGCGCCGCGCCTGACCTCAGAGTCCAGTAAGAGAAACGCCGCCGGGTTGCCCAGCGGCGTTTTTTTGTGCCCATGGCCACCCTTCGCTGCGCCTAATCCCAGTGCGGGGTTGAGATGCGCTGAATCAATACAGCGTGCTCACCGGCCTTTACTTCCGTTCATTGGCACCTCGAAATATTGAGTTTTCTCAAGAGTTTGTCGCCTCTCTCTGGTGGCTGTCGGGCGGACTTGGTAGCGTAGCCCGCCTGAAGCTTTGGGTCCCGGCAGGGGCCATCGGACTGTTCCACACCGCAATGGAGAATACGGATGCGCCGGATTGGTTGGGCCCTCGGGGCCTTAAGCGTGTTTGCCTGTCATGTCAGTGCGTTTGAGGGGTTGGAGTTTGAGCACAAGGACTGGTATCTGGCCTGCGACAATACCGGCACCTGTCGTGCCGCCGGTTACGCGCCTCCGGGACAGGGCTACAGTGCGGCGGTGATGTTTACCCGTCCGGCAGGCCCCGCCACGGACGTCAGCGGCAAGCTGTTTCTGGGCTGGTACGAAGAGGAGATCCCCCTGACCGGCTATGCACTGTTCATCAACGGCCAGGATATGGGCCCGGTCAGTTTTGACGATGACAATGCACTGACCGCCATGCAGGTGCAGGCGCTGTTGGCGGTGGTGACCCGTGATGCGGTGATCGAGATAGCCAATGCGCAGCATCGTTTTGGCCTCTCCGGCAGCGGCGCCAGTGCGGTGTTCCGCAAGATGGACGAGTATCAGGGCCGCAGTGACACCGCCTTTGCGGTAGTGGCCAAAGGGAACCGGGCAGAGAGCCAGGTGCCCCAGCCGCAACGGCCGGAGCCACTGAGAGTGCAGGCACCCGCAGGAGATGCGGTGTTGCTTGAGTCCGATTCTGAACCCTACCAGCGCACCCTGGAGAGGTTGAAGGCCGGAGTACCAGCAGAAGACCTGGATATGGCACTGGAAGACGCGAGCCTGTTTCAGGCGGAGCTGGGGGCAGGAAAGCGGTTTATCTCTGCCTGCTGGTATCTGGCTTATAACGAGATGTGCGCCCACTGGGTTTCTGACCCGGCCAGCCCCACGCCGCTGCAGAGTCTGCCCAGCGACGGCTCCCTGTATGTGGATGGCATCGTCAGCCAGCAGCGTAAGGCGCGTGGTCTCGGTGATTGTTGGGAGTTTCAGAGCTGGGGCTTTGATGGCGAGACCATGGTGCCCATCCTGAACGCCAGCAGTGGCCCATGCCGTGGCATCGCTGGCGGCATTGACCCGATGCCTACCTTTGTTCGTGACGTGATTATGCCGTCAGTTCAATAGTTGGGGGCTTTGCCCCCTCCCCCCTGTTAAACCGCCCCCATCCTTGCATACCGCCCCATATGGGCGTACTCTGCGGCGTTTTTTCACACTCCATTTTTCCCGGACGGTACAACGCTGTGATCTCCACCGCCAACATCACCATGCAGTTCGGCGCTAAGCCGCTGTTTGAAAACATCTCTGTCAAGTTTGGCGGGGGCAACCGCTATGGCCTTATCGGTGCCAACGGTTGTGGTAAGTCCACCTTTATGAAGATCCTCTCCGGTGAGCTGGAGCCGTCCGCGGGTAACGTGTCGAAAGACCCGAACGAGCGCATGGCCAAGCTGGGCCAGGACCAGTGGGCGTTCGAGGAATACACCGTTATCGACACCGTAATCATGGGCCACAAAGAGTTGTGGGAAGTGAAAGCGGAGCGTGACCGCATCTA containing:
- a CDS encoding porin — translated: MSMKPTLIAAALAALTLPATATAADPLQMYGRLNLVLQANDIQGESETRVGSYSSRVGIKGSHQINESLEAFYQAEWGLNVTEGEETFTHRNQFIGLRGDFGTTTIGRRDTALKRSQGKVDQFNDFEGDFNKIMSGEVRASQQVSYATPRLADLLTAELTYLADDGNKGEHGISAALMAGDASYRKQPFYAAVAYDSEVAQRDVLRVTAGAKLAGIELGAIYSDEEVVAGELNGASGDAFMVSAGYKIGNGKIKAQYADGDVPARANTSYSVGGEYRLSKQMKVNAYYTTLEWDSKDEDDSYLGLGLQYDF
- a CDS encoding succinylglutamate desuccinylase/aspartoacylase family protein gives rise to the protein MKNRPIEFGGETILPGQQRTVEIPLAGLVTQHQLQLSVRVLNGHSPGPCLFVSAAIHGDEINGVEVIRRLQKLKALKRLKGTLVLAPIVNLHGFLSQSRYLPDGRDLNRSFPGSERGTLAGRVAHTFLNEVVNKCTHGIDLHTGARHRDNLPQIRADLSHPETEGMAHAFGVPVVMHSEIRDGSLRAVAGANGTPILLYEAGEALRFDEICIRAGVKGVLNVMRHLGMLPPSRSKEAKPKTTMVSHTSSWVRAPVSGIFRAMLPMGAKAEKGAVLGMIADPLGDSEEPVIAPRDSIVIGRTNLPLVHEGEALFHLAYYKRAVDDVADQLEDFHETHEPEAGTSDVVGEAPIL
- the rimK gene encoding 30S ribosomal protein S6--L-glutamate ligase, which codes for MKIAILSRGSKLYSTRRLVEAGELRGHEMHVIDTLQCYIDIAATKPAIWYKGEKLEGFDAVIPRIGSSITNYGTAVIRQFEMMGVYCLTESIPLGRSRDKLRSLQLLSRKGIGMPNTGFAHHVDNTKDLIKLVGGAPLVVKLLQGTQGRGVVLAETQKAAESVIDAFRELEADFLVQEFIKEAGGSDVRCFVIGNRVVAAMERTAQKGEFRSNLHRGGSASLTKLTPTERKTAIAAAQTMGLRVSGVDILRSERGPLVMEVNSSPGLEGIETSTGKDVAGKIIEYIEANAKPESSTKRGSNKG
- a CDS encoding ATP-dependent zinc protease family protein, which translates into the protein MTAEKTTIGWREWVHLPDLGLPNIKAKVDTGAKTCALHAFRVEPFEREGKPWVRFAIHPFQDDNETEVECEAPVADRREVTNSGGYTQMRYVIETRIRAGSHEFTAQITLTNRDTMRFRMLLGRNAMEGRFVVDVDEGYLLEPQPVSDSPECDSNDTNSFEE
- a CDS encoding magnesium transporter, giving the protein MGSQSYYRDQDDDAHRALASYWVEPLNQLEGEEQVQVFLDAVEQLEASELGLLLESLPVSERRALWPHLPHEARVDVLVAMRVEARDTLLSVLEPAQMDQLLDDLDAESLIELADNLSEELVDQALARMDSQQRTWYRESQEYDEEQIGRYVDHDVVVLPPNARVAAALRMLRRYQSAFTDRAYVVNRKGVWLGEVTLHALLQAEPDTPVRHCLDDEVVPIPADTPVLEAADRIEHADMSMLPVTDEGGRLLGRMTVRLGMEIVREHYEGQLMASAGLDEEADLFLPVWRSAKRRALWLGINLLTALLAAWTIGLFEQTLSQVVALAVLMPIVASMGGIAGSQTLTLIIRGLALGQVTPGNALALCRKEIGVAVLNGIVWAAVIGAVTVLWFGSQALGGVIAGAIVINILVAALAGVVVPMVLDKLEIDPALSGSVILTTVTDVVGFFTFLGLGTAFLLG
- a CDS encoding DMT family transporter, whose product is MWIAFTLLAAFMQAWRNAFQSQLSAHTSVAGVTLVRFLWAGPLAGAYLFGLYQWQPQALPQWNGAFFGYVVGAALMQILATGLMVKLFQLKNFAVGAGLAKSEALVAAILGTLFFGTQLSLLGWLGVGIGAIAVMLLSSHGHWRQLSLSTVVLGLACGSAFALTSLWVREASLQVGLPFPHRAGWVLLLVIALQTTLLLAYLWWRERPTLTALRARPRLVGLISLTSCIGSIGWFSAMSLQAVPYVKTLGQVEVFFTLLVSALWLKQPVRVNEFLGLFLIALAAIIVIWF
- a CDS encoding nuclear transport factor 2 family protein; translated protein: MRCTTPTLIIPALLFLSLDLITTQAEEAPPMTQQEKAVALIESIENGDPAPVAYINPDKYIQHNLAVADGLAGFGAVLQQLPPGSARAEVQRAFTDGDYVVLHTKYDFFGPKAGFDVFRFENGLIVEHWDNLQDIAPPNASGRTQFDGPTEVVDLDKTDANKALVSDFVSTILMQGKMEEIGRFIGPDDGDYLQHNPGVADGLSGLSAALGALAEQGMPMVYTANHKVLGQGNFVLTISEGQFMNQHVAFYDLFRVADGKIVEHWDTIQTIPPREEWKNPNGKFGFQ
- a CDS encoding GNAT family N-acetyltransferase: MWSQGSASDVFLSAPEQYFYLLDQDGALAGSGMVNLKDGRIDAIFTDPDWVGQGVASTLMMHLEALARAHGLAELTLDATLNAAPFYRRCGFVGEAQSQYHSPRGLILDCVPMRKLLT
- the rarD gene encoding EamA family transporter RarD; the protein is MSINVLNLSNPARGNLLAAFSFVLWGILPLYYQLLPGAEIFELLAFRVIWSVPVMIVAMLLLRRALPDWQTLWADKRSLLLSFVAGAVMCISWASFTWALTHGQVLAASLGFFINPLFAIAFGVLFLHEKLSKAQAAAVVLAALGIAWQVWQYGELPWVSLAMGSFFALYGLIKKFIRYDSYTTLTLEAALLSPFALIYLGYLVFTGQSAAGADGLTGVLLYIGSAPITLAPLILFSLALRYTSLTMVGLMQYIEPTLQFLLAVLLFGEVFDEVKAVSFGLIWAGLILCSLEALPKLRRHWRRA
- a CDS encoding DUF1176 domain-containing protein; protein product: MRRIGWALGALSVFACHVSAFEGLEFEHKDWYLACDNTGTCRAAGYAPPGQGYSAAVMFTRPAGPATDVSGKLFLGWYEEEIPLTGYALFINGQDMGPVSFDDDNALTAMQVQALLAVVTRDAVIEIANAQHRFGLSGSGASAVFRKMDEYQGRSDTAFAVVAKGNRAESQVPQPQRPEPLRVQAPAGDAVLLESDSEPYQRTLERLKAGVPAEDLDMALEDASLFQAELGAGKRFISACWYLAYNEMCAHWVSDPASPTPLQSLPSDGSLYVDGIVSQQRKARGLGDCWEFQSWGFDGETMVPILNASSGPCRGIAGGIDPMPTFVRDVIMPSVQ